The Aphelocoma coerulescens isolate FSJ_1873_10779 chromosome 2, UR_Acoe_1.0, whole genome shotgun sequence genome contains a region encoding:
- the RIMS2 gene encoding regulating synaptic membrane exocytosis protein 2 isoform X42 has protein sequence MGRQTAAGGRAMQRSQSRSSLSASFEALAVYFPCMNSLEEEDGEAGGKKLRSTVQRSTETGLAVEMRNWMTRQASRESTDGSMNSYSSEGNLIFPGVRLAADSQFSDFLDGLGPAQLVGRQTLATPSMGDIQVGMMDKKGQLEVEIIRARGLVVKPGSKTLPAPYVKVYLLENGVCIAKKKTKVARKTLEPLYQQLLSFEESPQGKVLQIIVWGDYGRMDHKSFMGVAQILLDELDLSNMVIGWFKLFPPSSLVDPTLAPLTRRASQSSLESSTGPSYARS, from the exons ATGGGCCGGCAGACGGCGGCTGGCGGGCGCGCCATGCAGCGGTCGCAGAGCCGGAGCAGCCTCTCCGCCTCCTTCGAGGCGCTGGCGGTCTACTTTCCCTGCATGAActccctggaggaggaggacggag AAGCAGGGGGCAAGAAGCTGCGGAGCACCGTCCAGAGGAGCACTGAGACAGGGCTGGCTGTGGAGATGAGGAACTGGATGACTCGTCAGGCTAGCCGGGAGTCGACGGATGGGAGCATGAACAGCTACAGCTCTGAGGGAAA TTTGATTTTCCCTGGTGTGAGGTTGGCTGCAGACAGCCAGTTCAGTGATTTTCTGGATGGACTTGGTCCTGCCCAGCTTGTAGGACGACAGACTTTAGCAACGCCATCAATGG gAGATATTCAGGTGGGAATGATGGACAAGAAAGGACAACTGGAAGTAGAAATAATCCGAGCCCGTGGCCTTGTTGTAAAACCAGGTTCAAAGACACTGCCAG CACCATATGTAAAGGTGTATCTATTAGAAAATGGAGTCTGCatagccaaaaagaaaacaaaggtaGCAAGAAAAACGCTGGAACCACTTTATCAGCAACTTCTGTCATTTGAAGAAAGTCCCCAAGGGAAAGTTTTGCAG ATAATTGTTTGGGGAGACTATGGACGTATGGATCACAAATCTTTCATGGGAGTGGCACAGATACTTTTAGATGAACTGGACCTGTCCAACATGGTGATTGGGTGGTTCAAActtttccctccttcttcccTAGTAGACCCAACCTTAGCTCCTCTGACTAGAAGAGCTTCCCAATCATCTCTTGAAAGTTCAACAGGACCTTCGTATGCTCGCTCATAG